The Verrucomicrobium spinosum DSM 4136 = JCM 18804 genome includes a region encoding these proteins:
- the rplL gene encoding 50S ribosomal protein L7/L12 translates to MADLNKIVDELSGLTVLEVAELVKTLEDKWGVSAAAPVAVAAAGGAAPAAAAAVEKTEFDVILTEGGTNKIGVIKEVRAVVAGLGLAEAKALVEKAPQPLKQGVSKEEAEEIKKKIEAAGAKVEIK, encoded by the coding sequence ATGGCAGACCTGAATAAAATCGTTGACGAACTCAGCGGCCTTACCGTCCTGGAAGTTGCTGAACTTGTGAAAACCCTTGAGGACAAGTGGGGCGTGAGCGCCGCCGCTCCTGTCGCCGTGGCCGCCGCTGGCGGTGCTGCTCCTGCAGCCGCAGCCGCAGTTGAGAAGACCGAGTTCGACGTCATCCTTACCGAAGGTGGCACGAACAAGATCGGCGTCATCAAAGAAGTCCGTGCCGTTGTGGCCGGCCTTGGCCTCGCCGAAGCGAAAGCCCTTGTGGAAAAGGCTCCCCAGCCTCTCAAGCAGGGTGTCAGCAAGGAAGAAGCCGAAGAGATCAAGAAGAAGATCGAGGCCGCCGGTGCCAAGGTCGAGATCAAGTAA
- the rplA gene encoding 50S ribosomal protein L1 has product MKQRSKRYKKAAELVPANKFFSLEEAAELVKKLPSTKFSETVSLSFRLGVDPRKSDQMVRGTCPLPNGSGKSVKVAVFAVGDSADAAKAAGAEFVGFEDLIAQVKAGFTGFDVAIATPAAMTEVRKLGKQLGPRGLMPNPKTGTVTDDTAGAVKAVKAGRADFKLDKNGNISAGVGKVSFEPKAIVENAQALIDAVVRARPASAKGKFIQSITFSATMSPALKLDLGKYVKSAA; this is encoded by the coding sequence ATGAAACAAAGAAGCAAGCGTTACAAAAAAGCGGCGGAACTCGTTCCGGCTAACAAATTCTTCTCACTGGAAGAAGCGGCAGAGCTCGTGAAAAAGCTCCCCTCCACCAAATTCTCCGAGACGGTTTCCCTTTCCTTCCGTCTGGGTGTGGATCCTCGCAAGAGCGATCAGATGGTCCGTGGTACCTGCCCCCTTCCGAACGGTTCTGGCAAGAGCGTGAAAGTCGCAGTGTTCGCCGTGGGCGACTCCGCTGACGCCGCCAAGGCCGCCGGTGCAGAATTTGTCGGCTTTGAGGATCTCATCGCCCAGGTCAAGGCTGGTTTTACGGGTTTCGATGTGGCCATCGCTACTCCCGCCGCCATGACCGAAGTCCGCAAGCTTGGTAAACAACTTGGTCCTCGTGGTTTGATGCCCAACCCCAAGACGGGCACCGTGACCGATGACACCGCCGGTGCGGTGAAGGCCGTCAAGGCTGGTCGTGCTGACTTCAAGCTCGACAAGAATGGCAACATCTCCGCTGGCGTGGGTAAAGTCAGCTTCGAGCCCAAAGCCATCGTGGAAAACGCCCAGGCTCTGATTGACGCCGTGGTTCGTGCCCGTCCCGCCTCTGCCAAGGGCAAGTTCATCCAGAGCATCACCTTCAGCGCGACCATGTCTCCTGCGCTCAAGCTTGATCTGGGCAAGTACGTGAAATCTGCCGCCTAA
- the rplK gene encoding 50S ribosomal protein L11, whose amino-acid sequence MAKEVVKMIKLQIKAGAANPAPPIGPALGQAGVNIMAFCKEFNAATQKMAGDILPTVISVYKDKSFTFITKQPPASILLKKAANLASGSSEPNKKKVAKLTQAQLKEVAKLKLADLNTQDLDAAARIMAGTARQMGIEVVG is encoded by the coding sequence ATGGCCAAAGAAGTCGTTAAAATGATCAAGCTCCAGATTAAAGCTGGAGCTGCCAACCCCGCGCCGCCCATCGGTCCTGCCCTGGGTCAAGCCGGTGTGAACATCATGGCGTTCTGCAAGGAGTTCAACGCCGCCACCCAGAAGATGGCTGGCGACATCCTGCCGACCGTCATTTCCGTTTACAAGGACAAGAGCTTCACCTTCATCACCAAGCAGCCCCCGGCATCCATCCTTCTCAAGAAGGCTGCCAATCTGGCTTCTGGTTCCAGTGAGCCCAACAAAAAGAAGGTTGCCAAGCTCACCCAGGCTCAACTCAAAGAAGTTGCCAAGCTGAAGCTGGCTGACCTCAACACCCAGGACCTCGACGCCGCTGCCCGCATCATGGCTGGTACCGCCCGTCAGATGGGGATCGAAGTTGTCGGTTAA
- a CDS encoding preprotein translocase subunit SecE — MSRVSRYLSEVWGEMKKATWPWDPKEKGFARYKELTDATTVVFVAMLIFAGFTGAFDFVMRMFFKAATIL; from the coding sequence ATGAGCCGAGTGTCACGCTATCTTTCCGAAGTCTGGGGCGAAATGAAAAAGGCCACATGGCCATGGGACCCCAAGGAAAAGGGCTTCGCCCGTTACAAGGAGCTGACCGATGCCACGACGGTGGTCTTTGTTGCCATGTTGATCTTTGCTGGCTTCACGGGCGCTTTTGACTTCGTGATGCGCATGTTCTTCAAGGCGGCGACGATCCTCTGA
- the nusG gene encoding transcription termination/antitermination protein NusG, with amino-acid sequence MPAIPAPHDQWYVLHVRAGLEQRVRENMERRIQSEEMGEFVFEVVVPTERVSEVKKGKRSESTRKVFPGYILANMWLLDENNKPVVQTWHFVKETDGFLNFAGTKDHPIPLRPKEVEVLLAQVREREEGVKPKFMFSVGDTVRVADGPFESQTGIIEEIDPEKGLLRVSVNIFGRSTPVDLEYWQVEKA; translated from the coding sequence ATGCCAGCGATCCCCGCACCTCACGACCAGTGGTATGTCCTTCACGTCCGCGCCGGGCTCGAGCAGCGCGTGCGTGAAAATATGGAGCGCCGCATCCAGTCTGAGGAGATGGGGGAATTCGTCTTCGAAGTGGTGGTTCCCACTGAGCGCGTCTCTGAAGTCAAAAAAGGCAAGCGCAGCGAATCCACCCGCAAGGTATTCCCGGGCTACATCCTCGCCAATATGTGGCTGCTGGATGAGAACAACAAGCCCGTGGTGCAGACCTGGCACTTCGTCAAAGAAACCGACGGTTTCTTGAACTTTGCCGGCACCAAGGATCACCCGATTCCCCTTCGTCCGAAAGAGGTCGAAGTCCTGCTCGCCCAGGTGCGTGAGCGTGAGGAAGGCGTGAAGCCGAAGTTTATGTTCTCCGTGGGAGACACGGTCCGCGTGGCGGACGGTCCCTTCGAGAGCCAGACTGGCATCATCGAAGAAATCGATCCGGAGAAGGGCCTGCTGCGCGTCTCCGTGAACATCTTCGGCCGCTCCACTCCGGTGGATCTGGAATACTGGCAGGTTGAGAAGGCCTGA
- a CDS encoding Gfo/Idh/MocA family protein — protein MAIDLPSSSRPKSLNSRRRFLQTAASAVAAPFILPSGSYSKPLNSMLQVANIGVDGMGFADLKNIGNHPKAKLVAFCDIDSNRFEKADKEYPGVPHYVDYMQMLEQLGDKVDAVSVSTPDHAHARASIEAMKRGKHVYCQKPLAHTVWECRQMRLWAEKTGVVTQMGNQIHSNLEYRLAVRLLREGAIGKVKEIHSWVGVDGRERTDYLDRPAKEKETAPPPNVDWNLWLGAAPERPYVADAYHPFVWRDWQAFGSGALGDFGCHIFDPLFTALELTAPVSVRAEHEGINGEIWPGPERVHYVFPGTQFTAGNTVEIIWYDGKLQPPKELAQMPETFNLPKAGSLVIGEQGNAIIPHVAGPRLYPLEKFQGFAYPRDVTGTPHWHVWINHIFEGTKTDGGFHYAGPLAEAVQLGNVAARFPGETLDWDTATMKIAGKPAAEALLSKTYRKGFEVTSV, from the coding sequence ATGGCAATTGATCTTCCCAGCTCTTCCCGGCCGAAATCGCTCAACTCCCGCCGCCGCTTCTTGCAAACTGCTGCGAGCGCCGTCGCGGCCCCCTTCATCCTCCCTAGCGGATCCTATTCCAAGCCGCTCAACTCCATGTTGCAGGTGGCCAACATCGGTGTGGATGGCATGGGCTTCGCCGATCTCAAGAACATCGGCAACCATCCCAAGGCCAAGCTGGTGGCCTTCTGCGACATTGATAGCAACCGTTTTGAAAAGGCGGACAAGGAGTACCCCGGCGTGCCTCACTACGTGGACTACATGCAGATGCTGGAGCAGCTGGGGGACAAGGTGGATGCCGTCTCCGTCTCCACGCCGGATCATGCGCACGCACGGGCTTCAATCGAGGCGATGAAGCGTGGGAAACATGTGTACTGCCAGAAACCGCTCGCGCACACGGTGTGGGAGTGCCGCCAGATGCGCCTCTGGGCGGAGAAGACCGGGGTGGTGACCCAGATGGGAAACCAGATTCACTCCAACCTGGAGTATCGGCTGGCTGTACGCCTGCTGCGCGAAGGGGCGATCGGCAAGGTGAAGGAGATTCACAGCTGGGTAGGGGTGGACGGCCGCGAGCGCACTGACTACCTTGATCGCCCCGCGAAGGAAAAGGAAACTGCCCCTCCGCCCAATGTGGATTGGAACCTCTGGTTGGGGGCCGCTCCCGAGCGTCCGTATGTGGCGGATGCCTACCACCCGTTTGTGTGGCGCGACTGGCAGGCATTTGGTTCCGGGGCGCTGGGGGACTTTGGCTGCCACATCTTCGATCCGCTGTTCACCGCCCTGGAGCTCACGGCTCCGGTGTCTGTCCGCGCGGAGCACGAGGGCATCAATGGTGAGATCTGGCCTGGGCCGGAGCGGGTGCACTACGTGTTCCCTGGCACCCAGTTCACGGCGGGGAACACCGTCGAGATCATCTGGTACGATGGCAAGCTGCAGCCGCCCAAGGAACTCGCCCAGATGCCGGAGACATTCAATCTGCCCAAGGCGGGCTCCCTGGTGATCGGAGAACAGGGGAATGCGATCATCCCGCATGTGGCGGGCCCCCGGCTGTATCCCCTCGAAAAGTTTCAAGGCTTCGCGTATCCCAGGGACGTCACGGGCACGCCACACTGGCATGTCTGGATCAATCACATTTTTGAAGGCACCAAAACCGACGGAGGGTTCCACTACGCTGGCCCACTCGCCGAAGCGGTGCAGCTTGGCAACGTGGCGGCCCGTTTCCCGGGTGAGACCCTGGATTGGGACACTGCGACAATGAAGATCGCCGGAAAACCGGCTGCCGAGGCCTTGTTGAGCAAAACCTACCGCAAAGGCTTCGAAGTGACCTCCGTTTGA
- the tuf gene encoding elongation factor Tu encodes MAKEAFQRNKPHVNIGTIGHVDHGKTTLTAAITTTLSEKGYAQAKKYDEIDAAPEEKERGITINTAHVEYETDKRHYAHVDCPGHADYVKNMITGAAQMDGAILVVSSADGPMPQTREHILLARQVGVPAVVVFMNKVDMVDDAELLDLVEMEVRDLLSKYNFPGDDIPIVKGSALKALEGDAEQKANIYKLMDAVDSYIPLPERPIDQDFLMPVEDVFAIEGRGTVVTGRVERGIIKKMSEVEIVGIKDTVKTTVTDIEMFRKLLDEGRAGDNVGLLLRGVKKTDVERGQVIAKPGSVKPHRKFKAEVYVLSKDEGGRHTPFFTNYRPQFYFRTTDVTGMVKLPDGVEMVMPGDNVSVEIELITPIAMEKTMRFAIREGGRTVGAGRVADILD; translated from the coding sequence ATGGCTAAAGAAGCATTCCAGAGGAACAAGCCCCACGTCAACATTGGCACCATCGGCCACGTTGACCATGGCAAAACGACGCTGACCGCTGCGATCACGACCACGCTGTCGGAGAAGGGGTATGCGCAGGCGAAGAAGTATGATGAAATTGACGCGGCTCCTGAAGAGAAAGAGCGCGGCATCACGATCAACACCGCTCACGTCGAATACGAAACCGACAAGCGTCACTATGCCCACGTGGACTGCCCTGGGCACGCTGACTATGTGAAGAACATGATCACTGGTGCTGCTCAGATGGACGGCGCCATCCTCGTGGTTTCCTCCGCTGACGGCCCGATGCCTCAGACCCGTGAGCACATCCTTCTCGCCCGTCAGGTGGGTGTTCCCGCTGTTGTCGTGTTCATGAACAAAGTGGACATGGTGGACGACGCAGAACTCCTTGACCTCGTCGAGATGGAAGTTCGCGACCTCCTCAGCAAGTACAACTTCCCCGGCGACGACATTCCGATCGTCAAGGGTTCCGCCCTCAAGGCTCTTGAAGGTGACGCCGAGCAGAAGGCCAACATCTACAAGCTCATGGACGCTGTGGATAGCTACATCCCGCTTCCCGAGCGCCCGATCGACCAGGACTTCCTCATGCCTGTGGAAGACGTGTTCGCGATCGAAGGTCGTGGAACCGTGGTGACCGGCCGTGTTGAGCGTGGCATCATCAAGAAGATGAGTGAAGTCGAAATCGTCGGCATCAAGGACACCGTCAAGACCACTGTCACGGACATTGAAATGTTCCGCAAGCTGCTCGACGAAGGTCGCGCCGGTGACAACGTCGGTCTCCTTCTTCGCGGTGTGAAGAAAACGGATGTCGAGCGCGGCCAGGTGATCGCGAAGCCCGGCTCCGTGAAGCCCCACCGCAAGTTCAAGGCTGAAGTTTACGTGCTTTCCAAGGACGAAGGTGGCCGTCACACGCCCTTCTTCACCAACTACCGTCCTCAGTTCTACTTCCGTACGACCGATGTGACCGGCATGGTCAAACTCCCCGATGGCGTAGAGATGGTGATGCCTGGTGACAACGTGTCCGTCGAAATCGAGCTGATCACCCCGATCGCCATGGAAAAGACGATGCGCTTCGCTATCCGCGAAGGTGGTCGTACCGTGGGTGCCGGTCGTGTGGCTGACATTCTCGACTGA
- the rplJ gene encoding 50S ribosomal protein L10, producing the protein MKAEKTILIEHLLEKVNASPFMFVVDYTGLKVDKFEELRKRLRAAGAEMHVYKNTLVKKAAERAGYPVEIGDVLTGQSAVVTGEKDVCAAAKVMKTFATEFQKPQVKAGVLDGKYLDASGIQVLADLPSREVLLATLLGVLQAPASKLVRLLNEPAASLARVLKAKGEQEQAA; encoded by the coding sequence ATGAAAGCTGAAAAGACGATCCTCATTGAGCACCTTCTGGAAAAGGTCAACGCCTCCCCGTTCATGTTCGTGGTGGACTACACCGGGCTGAAAGTGGACAAGTTCGAAGAGCTTCGCAAGCGCCTCCGCGCTGCAGGCGCTGAGATGCACGTGTATAAGAACACGCTGGTGAAGAAGGCCGCTGAACGCGCTGGGTATCCCGTGGAAATCGGTGATGTCCTGACGGGCCAGTCCGCTGTGGTCACCGGTGAGAAAGACGTGTGCGCTGCCGCCAAGGTCATGAAGACCTTCGCGACCGAGTTCCAGAAGCCCCAGGTGAAAGCCGGCGTTTTGGACGGCAAGTACCTTGATGCTTCCGGCATCCAGGTCCTGGCGGACCTTCCTTCCCGCGAAGTGCTTCTTGCAACCTTGCTTGGCGTTCTGCAAGCCCCGGCTTCCAAGCTGGTCCGCCTGCTCAACGAGCCCGCCGCCTCCCTGGCTCGCGTGCTCAAGGCCAAGGGCGAACAAGAACAAGCCGCTTAA